One window of the Staphylococcus equorum genome contains the following:
- the alaS gene encoding alanine--tRNA ligase, whose translation MKNLKASEIRQSFIDYFVEQGHMVEPSAPLVPIDDDSLLWINSGVATLKKYFDGRETPRKPRIVNSQKAIRTNDIENVGFTARHHTFFEMLGNFSIGDYFKKEAIQFAWEFLTSEKWMAMDPKLLYVTVHPEDVEAYRIWNEEMGLEESRIIRIEGNFWDIGEGPSGPNTEIFYDRGDQFGHDDPEEEMYPGGENERFLEVWNLVFSEFNHNKDHTYTPLPNQNIDTGMGLERMASIAQNVRTNYETDLFMPIIHEVEAVSGKKYLEKDTYDVAFKVISDHIRTIAFAIADGALPANEGRGYVLRRLLRRAVRFSQSLEINEPFMYQLVDIVADIMEPYYPNVKEKSDFIKRVIKSEEERFHETLEEGLAILNNLVAKAKDSTQEINGKDAFKLYDTYGFPVELTEEIATQENLSVDMQTFEIEMEQQRNRARQARQSSQSMQIQSEVLKKITTESKFVGYDIMDKATTITDIIYNGELVDTVEAGETIHFVLSETPFYAVSGGQVADQGIISNEQFEIVVTEVTKAPNGQNLHTGEVQFGTVRKDAEVSASVNHEDRRAIKKNHSATHLLHAALKEVLGDHVNQAGSLVEADRLRFDFSHFGPMSQAEIDRVEQRVNEEIWNSIDVNIQEMPIDEAKQIGAMALFGEKYGDVVRVVNMAPYSIELCGGIHVNNTSEIGLFKIVSESGTGAGVRRIEAFTSKSAFLYLESVQEKFNAVKTQVKVKTDEQVLEKIVQMQSDEKELTKQLEQKNKEVTALKMGDITDQVEDINGLKVLATEVEVANAKAIRETMDDFKSKLQDTVIVLVSNVDGKVSLVATVPKELTAKVKAGDIIKNMAPIVGGKGGGRPDMAQGGGTQPENITESLRFIKDYIKSL comes from the coding sequence ATGAAAAACTTAAAAGCTAGTGAAATTAGACAAAGTTTTATTGATTATTTCGTTGAACAGGGACACATGGTTGAACCTTCAGCGCCGTTAGTGCCTATTGATGATGATTCTTTACTATGGATTAACTCTGGTGTTGCGACATTGAAAAAATATTTTGATGGTAGAGAAACACCGAGAAAACCTCGTATCGTGAATTCACAAAAAGCGATTCGTACCAATGACATTGAAAACGTAGGCTTTACTGCACGACACCATACGTTCTTTGAAATGTTAGGAAACTTCTCAATTGGCGATTATTTTAAAAAAGAAGCAATCCAATTTGCATGGGAATTTTTAACAAGTGAGAAATGGATGGCAATGGATCCGAAATTACTTTATGTCACAGTTCATCCTGAAGATGTGGAAGCATATAGAATCTGGAATGAAGAAATGGGATTAGAAGAAAGTAGAATTATCCGAATTGAAGGTAATTTCTGGGATATAGGTGAAGGTCCTTCTGGTCCCAACACTGAAATATTCTATGATCGTGGCGATCAATTTGGTCATGATGATCCTGAAGAAGAAATGTATCCAGGTGGAGAAAATGAACGCTTTTTAGAAGTGTGGAATCTAGTGTTTAGCGAGTTTAATCATAATAAAGATCACACTTATACACCATTACCAAACCAAAATATTGATACTGGCATGGGTCTAGAAAGAATGGCTTCTATCGCCCAAAATGTACGTACAAATTATGAAACTGACTTATTTATGCCTATTATTCATGAAGTTGAAGCAGTTTCTGGCAAAAAATACTTAGAAAAAGATACGTATGATGTTGCCTTTAAAGTGATTTCTGATCATATACGTACAATTGCGTTTGCCATTGCTGACGGTGCTTTACCTGCTAATGAAGGCAGAGGTTATGTATTGCGTAGATTGTTACGACGTGCTGTAAGATTCAGTCAATCTCTAGAAATTAATGAACCATTTATGTATCAGTTGGTTGATATCGTTGCGGATATTATGGAACCTTATTATCCAAACGTAAAAGAAAAATCAGATTTTATTAAACGTGTTATTAAATCAGAGGAAGAACGTTTCCACGAAACTTTAGAAGAAGGGCTTGCAATATTAAATAATTTAGTTGCAAAAGCTAAAGATTCAACTCAGGAAATCAATGGTAAAGATGCGTTTAAATTATATGATACTTATGGTTTCCCAGTTGAATTAACTGAAGAAATCGCAACACAAGAAAACCTTTCTGTTGATATGCAGACTTTTGAAATTGAAATGGAACAACAAAGGAATAGAGCAAGACAAGCACGTCAAAGTTCTCAATCTATGCAGATTCAAAGTGAAGTATTGAAAAAAATAACTACTGAAAGTAAGTTTGTGGGTTACGACATCATGGATAAAGCAACAACGATTACTGATATTATCTATAACGGAGAATTAGTAGATACAGTTGAAGCTGGAGAAACAATTCATTTTGTATTAAGTGAAACACCTTTCTACGCTGTAAGTGGTGGACAAGTTGCAGACCAAGGCATAATCAGTAACGAACAATTTGAAATTGTCGTGACTGAAGTAACGAAAGCACCGAATGGACAGAACTTACATACAGGTGAAGTTCAGTTTGGAACAGTTAGAAAAGATGCTGAAGTTTCTGCAAGCGTGAATCACGAAGACCGCCGTGCAATCAAGAAAAACCATAGTGCCACACACTTATTACATGCTGCTTTAAAAGAAGTGTTAGGTGATCATGTGAATCAAGCTGGTTCATTGGTTGAAGCAGACCGTTTAAGATTTGATTTCTCACATTTCGGACCTATGAGCCAGGCAGAGATTGATCGTGTTGAACAACGTGTTAACGAAGAGATTTGGAATAGCATCGATGTTAATATCCAAGAAATGCCAATAGATGAGGCTAAGCAAATAGGTGCTATGGCACTATTTGGTGAAAAATATGGTGATGTAGTAAGAGTTGTAAATATGGCACCATATTCTATTGAGTTATGTGGTGGCATCCATGTGAATAATACTTCTGAAATTGGATTGTTTAAAATTGTTAGTGAATCAGGTACAGGTGCAGGCGTGCGTCGTATCGAAGCATTTACAAGTAAATCAGCATTTCTATATTTAGAATCTGTACAAGAGAAATTTAATGCTGTTAAGACTCAAGTTAAAGTTAAAACAGATGAGCAAGTATTAGAAAAAATAGTGCAAATGCAATCTGATGAAAAAGAACTTACAAAACAATTAGAGCAAAAAAACAAGGAAGTTACAGCCTTAAAAATGGGTGATATCACTGACCAAGTTGAAGATATAAATGGCTTGAAAGTTTTAGCGACAGAAGTTGAAGTTGCAAATGCCAAAGCAATTCGTGAAACGATGGATGACTTTAAATCGAAATTACAAGATACAGTAATCGTATTAGTAAGTAACGTAGATGGAAAAGTATCATTAGTTGCCACTGTACCAAAAGAATTAACTGCTAAAGTGAAAGCAGGAGATATTATTAAAAACATGGCACCTATTGTAGGTGGAAAAGGCGGAGGCCGTCCTGACATGGCTCAGGGTGGAGGTACTCAACCTGAAAACATCACAGAATCATTACGTTTCATTAAAGATTACATTAAATCTCTATAA
- a CDS encoding IreB family regulatory phosphoprotein, with product MENFDKTMKFNYDEIPKEDVKTVLKNVYNTLEERGYNPVNQIVGYLLSGDPAYIPRNNEARNQIRRIDRDDIMEELVSNYLQENSK from the coding sequence ATGGAAAATTTTGATAAAACAATGAAGTTTAATTACGATGAAATTCCAAAAGAAGATGTCAAAACAGTATTGAAAAATGTCTATAATACGTTGGAAGAAAGAGGATATAACCCTGTAAATCAAATCGTAGGTTATTTACTATCAGGTGATCCAGCTTATATACCTCGTAATAACGAGGCTAGAAACCAAATACGCCGCATAGATCGTGACGATATTATGGAAGAACTTGTTTCGAATTATTTACAAGAGAATTCAAAATAA
- the ruvX gene encoding Holliday junction resolvase RuvX yields MLKHKILGLDVGSKTVGIAVSDLMGWTAQGLDTLRIDEENNELGIEQLVKIIKKENVGSVVIGLPKNMNNSIGFRGEASLQYKEQLQEALPSVEIIMWDERLSTMAAERSLLEADVSRQKRKKVIDKMAAVFILQGYLDSIQ; encoded by the coding sequence ATGTTAAAGCATAAGATATTAGGTTTAGACGTTGGAAGTAAGACTGTAGGCATTGCAGTAAGTGATTTAATGGGTTGGACAGCCCAAGGATTAGACACACTCCGTATAGACGAAGAAAACAATGAACTAGGTATTGAACAATTAGTAAAAATTATAAAAAAAGAGAATGTTGGCTCTGTTGTTATAGGTTTACCTAAAAATATGAACAATTCTATTGGATTTCGAGGCGAGGCTTCGTTACAATACAAGGAGCAACTTCAAGAAGCACTGCCATCTGTAGAGATAATTATGTGGGATGAACGATTAAGTACCATGGCTGCAGAACGTTCTTTACTGGAAGCAGATGTTTCTAGACAGAAACGAAAAAAAGTAATAGACAAAATGGCAGCAGTTTTTATATTGCAAGGCTATTTAGACTCTATTCAATAA
- a CDS encoding DUF1292 domain-containing protein produces MTEQNKDAELEINNEEELLTLYDEEGNEVLYRKVLEFFHPEFKKEYVILAEEGAESDDEDLIELVPMINEPDENGEGGKFLPVETDEEWDMIEEVVNTEMDDHDHDHDHE; encoded by the coding sequence ATGACAGAACAGAATAAAGATGCAGAATTAGAAATTAACAACGAAGAGGAATTATTAACACTATATGATGAAGAAGGTAATGAAGTTTTATACCGTAAAGTCCTAGAATTTTTCCACCCAGAATTCAAAAAAGAATATGTCATTCTTGCTGAAGAAGGCGCTGAATCTGATGATGAAGATTTAATTGAATTAGTACCAATGATCAACGAACCAGACGAAAATGGTGAAGGTGGTAAATTCTTACCTGTTGAAACAGATGAGGAGTGGGATATGATTGAAGAAGTAGTTAATACTGAAATGGACGATCATGACCACGATCACGACCACGAATAA
- a CDS encoding O-methyltransferase, producing MDNNQLYLLNLHKQTDKDIESLRTYAEENQVPIVDKLTLEMIKQIIRLHKPINILEIGTAIGYSAMQFASISEKINVTTIERNVEMQDKAKENIELFQYYNQIRLIEGDALEQVENVDDRSYDMIFIDAAKAQSKKFFELYTPLLKVGGIVVTDNVLYHGFVSDISVVRNRNVRQMVKKVQDYNEWLMNHTDYTTNFLNMDDGLAISIKGESK from the coding sequence ATGGATAATAATCAATTATATTTGTTAAATTTGCATAAGCAAACTGATAAAGATATTGAATCATTAAGAACCTATGCAGAGGAAAATCAAGTGCCCATCGTTGATAAGCTCACTTTAGAAATGATAAAACAAATTATTAGATTACATAAACCTATTAATATTTTAGAAATTGGAACTGCAATTGGTTATAGCGCTATGCAATTTGCCTCTATTTCTGAAAAAATTAATGTGACTACAATTGAACGTAATGTAGAAATGCAAGATAAAGCGAAAGAAAATATTGAGTTATTTCAATATTATAACCAAATTAGATTAATTGAAGGCGATGCATTGGAGCAAGTTGAAAATGTGGATGATCGCAGCTATGATATGATATTTATTGATGCAGCGAAGGCACAATCCAAAAAGTTTTTTGAACTTTATACGCCTTTATTAAAAGTAGGGGGCATCGTAGTTACTGACAACGTACTTTATCACGGTTTTGTATCTGATATTTCTGTCGTTCGTAATAGAAATGTCCGACAAATGGTAAAGAAAGTACAAGATTACAATGAATGGCTAATGAACCACACGGATTATACTACTAATTTTTTAAACATGGATGATGGTTTGGCAATTTCAATTAAAGGGGAATCAAAATGA
- a CDS encoding peptidase U32 family protein: MTELLVTPKSVAHIETLIGKGADAFVIGEQKFGLRLAGEFNKDDMIKAVNLIHSQGKKAYAAVNGIFHNYHLNALASYINFLHEIKVDRIIFGDPAVVMFVKEQAHPIPLNWDAEALVTNYFQCNYWGKKGAQRAQLARELSLEEIINIKENADVEIEVQVHGMTCMFQSKRMLLGNYYTFQERQMKIERNKQANELLLYDEERDNKYPVYEDYNGTHIMSPNDICLIEELEPLLAAGIDALKIDGVLQSETYINVCTEQYREAIDLYNEDPEVYEDEKFMLVDPIEAIQPEHRPFDEGFLFKQTVY; this comes from the coding sequence ATGACAGAATTATTAGTAACACCAAAATCTGTTGCACATATTGAAACATTAATTGGAAAAGGTGCTGATGCTTTTGTAATTGGCGAACAAAAATTCGGCTTAAGGCTTGCAGGTGAATTTAATAAAGATGACATGATAAAAGCTGTGAATTTAATACATAGTCAAGGTAAAAAAGCTTATGCTGCTGTTAATGGCATTTTTCATAATTATCATCTGAACGCATTAGCGTCTTATATTAATTTTTTGCATGAAATTAAAGTAGACCGAATTATATTTGGTGACCCGGCAGTGGTTATGTTTGTAAAAGAACAAGCACATCCAATCCCATTAAATTGGGATGCTGAAGCACTTGTTACCAATTATTTTCAATGTAATTATTGGGGAAAAAAAGGTGCTCAACGTGCTCAATTAGCTAGAGAGCTTAGTTTAGAAGAGATTATTAATATTAAGGAAAATGCTGATGTTGAGATTGAAGTTCAAGTGCATGGAATGACTTGCATGTTCCAATCTAAACGTATGCTATTAGGCAATTATTATACATTTCAAGAACGACAAATGAAAATTGAAAGAAATAAACAAGCAAATGAATTATTATTATACGATGAAGAACGTGATAATAAATATCCGGTGTATGAGGATTATAATGGTACACATATCATGTCACCTAATGATATATGTCTCATTGAAGAGTTAGAGCCACTTTTAGCAGCAGGTATAGATGCATTGAAAATAGATGGTGTATTACAATCAGAAACCTATATTAATGTATGTACAGAACAATATAGAGAAGCCATTGATTTATATAACGAAGATCCTGAAGTTTATGAAGATGAAAAATTTATGCTTGTCGACCCAATTGAAGCTATACAACCAGAACATCGTCCGTTTGACGAAGGCTTTTTATTTAAACAAACAGTATATTGA
- a CDS encoding peptidase U32 family protein yields the protein MKVLEEVKLHNKPKMNKPELLAPAGNLEKLKIAVHYGADAVFLGGQEYGLRSNADNFTMDEIKEGVEFAQRYGAKIYVTTNIIAHDENINGLDDYLRNLALTGATGIIVADPLIIETCKRVAPKLEIHLSTQQSLSNYKAVEFWKEEGLDRVVLARETGAMEMKEMKEKVNIEIESFIHGAMCIAYSGRCTLSNHMTARDSNRGGCCQSCRWDYDLLQVDQHGELDLFYDDDEVAPFAMSPKDLKLIEAIPKMMDIDVDSLKIEGRMKSIHYIATVVSVYRKVIDAYAEDPEHFKIKPEWLIELDKCANRDTASAFIEGTPGYEEQMFGQQNKKNASFDFCGLVLDYDSSTHIATVQQRNKFEPGQEIEFFGPEIETFRQVVDTIYDEEGNELDAARHPLQIVQIKVDHPIYTNNMMRKEIG from the coding sequence GTGAAAGTTTTAGAAGAAGTTAAATTACATAATAAACCTAAAATGAATAAACCTGAACTTCTGGCTCCGGCTGGTAATTTAGAAAAATTAAAAATTGCAGTACACTATGGAGCAGATGCTGTGTTCCTCGGTGGACAAGAATACGGTTTAAGATCAAATGCAGATAATTTTACAATGGATGAAATTAAAGAAGGCGTTGAATTTGCACAACGCTATGGTGCTAAAATTTATGTTACTACCAATATCATTGCGCATGATGAAAATATAAATGGATTAGATGATTATTTGCGTAATTTAGCCTTAACTGGTGCAACAGGCATTATCGTTGCTGACCCTCTTATTATTGAAACATGTAAACGTGTGGCACCTAAATTAGAGATACATTTATCTACACAGCAATCTCTTTCAAATTATAAAGCCGTTGAATTTTGGAAAGAAGAAGGCTTAGATCGAGTGGTATTAGCTCGTGAAACTGGAGCAATGGAAATGAAAGAGATGAAGGAAAAAGTAAATATTGAAATCGAATCTTTTATACATGGTGCGATGTGTATTGCTTATTCAGGAAGATGTACTTTAAGCAATCATATGACAGCGCGTGATTCCAATAGGGGTGGTTGTTGTCAAAGTTGTCGTTGGGATTATGACTTGTTACAAGTAGATCAACACGGCGAGTTAGATTTGTTCTATGACGATGATGAAGTTGCGCCATTTGCAATGAGTCCTAAAGATTTAAAACTAATCGAAGCTATACCAAAAATGATGGATATTGACGTTGATTCTTTAAAAATTGAAGGACGTATGAAATCTATTCATTATATTGCAACAGTTGTTTCTGTGTATCGCAAAGTCATCGATGCTTATGCGGAGGATCCAGAACATTTTAAAATCAAGCCAGAATGGTTAATCGAATTAGATAAATGTGCCAATAGAGATACGGCCTCAGCGTTTATTGAAGGCACGCCAGGCTATGAAGAACAAATGTTTGGGCAACAAAATAAAAAGAATGCATCATTTGACTTTTGTGGTTTAGTATTAGACTATGATAGTTCTACCCATATAGCCACAGTGCAACAACGTAATAAATTTGAACCTGGACAAGAAATCGAATTTTTTGGCCCTGAAATTGAAACATTTAGACAAGTTGTGGATACAATTTATGATGAAGAAGGTAATGAACTTGATGCTGCACGCCACCCATTGCAAATCGTGCAAATCAAAGTCGATCATCCAATTTATACCAACAACATGATGAGAAAGGAAATTGGATAA
- the udk gene encoding uridine kinase translates to MNSTTIIGIAGGSGSGKTSVTNEIMKNLEGHSVALLAQDYYYKDQSHLTFDERLETNYDHPFAFDNDLLIENLNDLRNGKQIEVPTYDYSNHTRSDKTIAFKPKDVIIVEGIFALENKTLRDLMDVKIYVDTDADLRILRRLLRDTEERGRTMDSVINQYLNVVRPMHNQFIEPTKRYADIIIPEGGSNKVAIDIMTTKIQTLVSKQ, encoded by the coding sequence ATGAATAGTACGACAATTATAGGAATTGCAGGCGGCTCCGGATCGGGGAAAACATCAGTAACAAATGAAATTATGAAGAATTTAGAAGGTCATAGTGTTGCACTATTGGCTCAAGACTATTATTATAAAGACCAATCGCATTTAACTTTTGATGAACGCTTGGAAACCAATTATGACCATCCGTTTGCATTTGATAATGATTTGTTAATCGAGAATTTAAATGATTTGAGAAATGGGAAACAAATTGAAGTTCCAACGTATGATTATTCAAATCATACGAGAAGTGATAAAACGATTGCATTTAAGCCAAAAGATGTTATTATCGTGGAAGGTATATTTGCGCTTGAAAACAAAACATTAAGAGATTTAATGGATGTCAAAATTTATGTTGATACTGATGCTGATTTGCGTATCTTAAGGCGGTTACTTCGAGATACTGAAGAAAGAGGCCGTACTATGGATTCTGTTATAAATCAGTATTTAAATGTGGTGCGACCAATGCATAATCAATTTATAGAGCCAACTAAAAGATATGCAGATATTATTATTCCAGAAGGTGGCAGTAATAAAGTAGCAATCGATATAATGACGACAAAGATTCAAACTTTAGTAAGTAAACAATAG
- the greA gene encoding transcription elongation factor GreA, with protein sequence MENQKQYPMTQEGFEKLEHELEELKTVKRPEVVEKIKVARSFGDLSENSEYDAAKDEQGFIEQDIQRVEHMLRNAQIIEDTGDNNEVKIGKTVTIVELPGEEEEEYQIVGSAESDAFNGKISNESPMAKSLIGKKLEEEVRVPLPNGGEINVIIKNIK encoded by the coding sequence ATGGAAAATCAAAAGCAATATCCAATGACTCAAGAGGGTTTTGAGAAGCTAGAACATGAGTTAGAAGAATTAAAAACAGTTAAACGACCAGAAGTCGTTGAAAAAATTAAAGTAGCACGTTCTTTTGGTGACTTATCTGAGAACTCAGAGTACGATGCTGCAAAAGACGAACAAGGATTTATCGAACAAGATATTCAACGTGTAGAACATATGTTACGTAATGCACAGATTATCGAAGATACTGGTGATAACAATGAAGTTAAAATTGGTAAAACAGTAACAATTGTTGAATTACCAGGCGAAGAAGAAGAAGAATACCAAATTGTTGGTTCGGCTGAATCTGATGCATTCAATGGTAAAATTTCTAATGAATCACCAATGGCTAAAAGTTTAATTGGTAAAAAATTAGAAGAAGAAGTACGTGTACCGTTACCTAATGGTGGCGAAATAAACGTTATTATTAAAAATATTAAATAA
- the pxpB gene encoding 5-oxoprolinase subunit PxpB, giving the protein MNYKLINEQTIMIYFEERIDPDTFQKVQRVEQYIKAQNNPAIIEVVSSYRAIMLTIDITKSDLTYIIKALNLNQMDITKFNDTATPTQTINIPVLYGGSYGQDIQEVASHNNLTTKEVIRIHTENTYLIYMLGFMPGFPFLGGLDTQLHTPRRQEPRTSIHAGSVGIANNQTGLYPKQSPGGWQIIGRTPIRVFDIHREPMCLYDAGDYIKFYAIEVETYHRILDEQQYDDFDIEKWVKI; this is encoded by the coding sequence TTGAATTATAAATTAATTAATGAACAAACGATTATGATATATTTTGAAGAGCGTATTGATCCTGATACGTTTCAAAAGGTACAACGCGTTGAACAATATATTAAAGCACAAAACAATCCAGCGATTATTGAAGTAGTCTCTTCGTATCGCGCAATTATGTTAACCATTGATATCACTAAAAGTGATTTAACCTATATAATTAAAGCGCTTAATTTAAATCAAATGGACATAACAAAATTTAATGATACAGCTACACCAACACAAACAATTAATATACCAGTGTTATATGGTGGAAGTTATGGACAAGATATTCAAGAGGTAGCATCGCATAATAATTTAACTACTAAAGAGGTTATACGAATACATACTGAAAATACTTATTTAATTTATATGCTAGGTTTTATGCCTGGCTTTCCTTTTTTAGGAGGATTAGATACGCAATTACATACGCCAAGACGTCAAGAACCGAGGACAAGCATTCATGCAGGTTCTGTAGGTATTGCTAATAATCAAACAGGTCTCTATCCAAAACAATCGCCTGGTGGTTGGCAAATTATAGGACGTACGCCTATTAGAGTGTTTGATATTCATAGAGAACCTATGTGTTTATATGACGCAGGAGACTATATAAAATTTTATGCTATTGAAGTAGAAACATACCATCGTATATTAGATGAACAACAATATGACGATTTTGATATAGAAAAGTGGGTGAAAATTTAA
- a CDS encoding biotin-dependent carboxyltransferase family protein, translated as MSIKILNPGLFSTIQDQGRIGFQNQGFSNAGVLDQYAYRLGQTLIGNNGPAIECTIIGPTLQFLEDNSFIITGAQFNAKINDEVIDVQTVTSVKKGDVLELGAVVNGARGYILFGKPIDVPIVASSYATHTRSHIGGYKGRALKGYDVILCKQDDTYLSQIGYSLELNTESFNKDTIQIIEGPQINRFTQDAQDKLTTVDFKISEKSDRMGYRLQGEIISPINSADIISEPVALGSIQVPNDGNPIILLNDKQTVGGYTKIATVCASDLHILAQKQPGDMLHFEWTTIEEATNKLKQQELDFKKVLENTIDTPIYNTAQFRPTASRIKKLLKGELK; from the coding sequence ATGTCTATAAAAATTTTAAATCCTGGACTATTTAGCACAATACAAGATCAAGGTAGAATTGGTTTTCAAAATCAAGGCTTTTCAAATGCAGGCGTGTTAGATCAATATGCATATAGATTAGGTCAAACACTTATTGGAAATAATGGACCTGCAATTGAATGCACAATTATTGGGCCAACACTTCAATTTTTAGAAGATAATTCTTTTATTATCACTGGTGCGCAATTTAATGCCAAGATAAATGATGAAGTGATTGATGTTCAAACAGTAACTTCAGTGAAAAAAGGGGATGTATTGGAACTAGGTGCTGTAGTTAATGGTGCAAGAGGTTATATTTTGTTTGGTAAACCGATAGATGTTCCAATTGTAGCTAGTAGTTATGCAACGCATACACGTAGTCATATCGGAGGATATAAAGGACGTGCCTTAAAAGGATACGATGTAATTTTGTGTAAACAAGACGATACATACCTTTCCCAAATAGGGTACAGTTTAGAATTAAATACTGAATCATTTAATAAAGATACAATTCAAATAATCGAAGGACCACAAATAAATCGATTCACTCAAGATGCGCAAGATAAATTAACAACAGTTGATTTTAAAATTTCAGAAAAATCAGACCGCATGGGATATCGATTACAAGGTGAGATAATTTCACCAATTAATTCTGCGGATATCATTTCTGAACCAGTAGCTTTAGGTAGCATTCAAGTTCCGAACGATGGCAATCCAATTATTCTATTGAATGATAAACAAACAGTTGGTGGTTATACAAAAATTGCTACTGTATGTGCTTCAGATTTACATATTTTAGCACAGAAACAACCGGGGGACATGCTACATTTTGAATGGACAACGATTGAAGAAGCAACAAATAAATTAAAACAACAAGAATTAGATTTCAAGAAAGTATTAGAAAATACAATCGATACACCTATTTATAATACAGCGCAATTCAGACCAACGGCTTCACGTATCAAAAAATTATTAAAAGGGGAATTAAAATGA
- a CDS encoding acetyl-CoA carboxylase biotin carboxyl carrier protein, which translates to MNLEKIEQLIKLVKENEVKKFEYKDSKSEISIDFNDNKLHSFSSDHSSQTLANQAFTQNQSVADGQTKEHDNFKEVKSPMVGTFFQQDEKELTEPIIRVGDEINKGDTIGFIEAMKVMNEVKSDIDGVVEEIVVAHGENVEYNQTIIKIK; encoded by the coding sequence ATGAATCTTGAAAAAATCGAGCAATTAATAAAATTAGTAAAAGAAAACGAAGTTAAAAAATTTGAATACAAAGATAGCAAAAGTGAAATATCTATAGATTTTAATGACAATAAATTACATTCATTTTCTTCCGATCATAGTTCACAAACTTTAGCCAACCAAGCATTCACTCAAAATCAAAGTGTAGCGGACGGCCAAACAAAGGAGCATGACAACTTTAAAGAAGTTAAATCACCAATGGTAGGTACGTTCTTCCAACAAGATGAAAAGGAGCTTACTGAGCCAATCATTCGTGTTGGTGATGAAATAAATAAAGGTGATACGATTGGTTTTATTGAAGCGATGAAAGTAATGAATGAAGTGAAAAGTGACATAGATGGTGTAGTGGAGGAAATCGTAGTAGCACATGGTGAGAATGTCGAATATAATCAGACGATTATTAAAATAAAATAA